The following nucleotide sequence is from Drosophila kikkawai strain 14028-0561.14 chromosome 2L, DkikHiC1v2, whole genome shotgun sequence.
ctACTGGTTAAACCTGCTGAGATCATCAAACCGCTATTTATTCAGGACACGAAAATCGCTTAtactgttaaatattttagttttaatttaaagaaaatatatatatatttccaattGGGCCCATAATTATTAAAACCTATTATCGTATTGAAAATGAAGAATCGCAAACTTTAACACGAGTTTTAAAAGCTCTCGAAGCAGCGTTAGTTCTCAAAATTAGTATGGCTTTCGTATTTCAGGGGATTTCGCCATCCTGGAAAATACACAAGTAAACaatttgtttcctttttaagaattgtttccattttccatttaccaTTATTACccattctaaaatattttataattattagaaATTAGAATTCAGCGTTTTTGCTCCAGCCTATCCAAACATtcccttttgctttttttgtgGCTCCTTAAACCACTTCCTTTAATCTTAAGACATTCTGAGCCTAAGCTCCTTCCACGTACTCTTAAAATTCAAGCTTTGAATTTGTAAGCTTAAACCCAAAAGAACTCATTTACCTTCCTATAGTTATATATACTTGATCAACAGACAATTCTAACTCGTAATTTACActtcttcaaaataaaaaaatggaaaaaaccCCCAGAAGCCTATTTCTTTTGGCTTCTTGGGTGCGAGGAATTTGACCGTGGCCTTTGCTAGGCACTGCATTACCGCGGACAGGGCAAACGGAAATTCCTTACCCGTTGTCCAggataataaaagaaaatttcgTCCGCCTAGGATTtatgaattaataatttatatatttatcagtcacttttttttaatactgcctaaaaacaacaacaaaatcttCTCTTATAATTCAAAAAGTGCGTTTACTgtggtttgttttgtttctagGACAATCAAATacttaaaatgttaaaaaagtGTGttctacaaattaaaaaaaaaacgacgtcGCCCGCTAATATCCATTGTTCAAGTCAAATCGACCCAATaggcaatttaaataaagaatatagGCCGATAAAGCAAATAAACCGCCTAATTGACAATACGAACCAACAAACTGATAGAGGGCACATTAGACAGCTGTTTAAACTGCCAATGTGTATCAATATGATTGAAAATTGCTATAAAAGCTAGAATCTGGTAGACGTTAGATTATCATTTCCCTTTTACGAATCTCCAGTAAGATGAGAAAGTGCACTGTGATCTTCACCGCTCTCCTGGCAACCATCTTCCTGGCAAGCCTTCCACTGGGCCAGGCTGTAACCTGTGCCGCTGATCCTGCGGACGCGGCTTGTATCGACTGCACGGATACGGCAAATGCATCCAATGCCGAGTGTACCGAAACCACCACGCCAGCTGCTACAGCCGAAGCCACCACTCCAGCTGCCACCGAAGCCaccactgctgccactgcggCGGGTGACAGCACCACAGCAGCCAGCGGAACCGATACCACTACGACCTCCTCCGGAACGACTGGAAAGGTAAAGAGGAAAAGGAAGTTCAAGAATGTCCGCAAGTTGCCAAAGGTGATCACAAAGAGGAGGAGaaacaggaacaggaacaaCAGGAGGCGAAGGAATAACTCTAGCTAAAGACCCTCATACTTTGAACATATTTAATTCTTCTTTACAATGACGTCTGATATCtgaaaaacataattttaggACATACAATAAGTTTTCCTCTGGGCCCAAattctgtatttatttataaaattataaaatgaatattaCGATATCGAATTACGTTCTTATATTAAGCTACTCTCTGAAAGTACccttcttaaatttatttatatttaaatacattttctaaaAGCTATATAATCTTTTTAAGTGGGATTCCCCTCACCTCGCCAGCCGCGTTGCTCGAGTAACTCATCCGCTTGACCTTCTTGAAAGTGGCATCATTCTCGGCCTGGGCCAGAGCCCGTTCCAGGGCATTGTCCATCTGGGCATCGCGCTCATCTAGTCCGCGGTAGCCTCTGTGgggtttacaaaaaaaaagatagaAACAAGTGTTAATTTTATGCAACCGTGCCATGAACTTTCAACGACGCGTCGTTGTGGAAAAAAATTGGCCTTTACCAAAAACATTAATGGTTTTGTATGTTTTGTGTAAACAAATGTTGCCGTCGTTTTGTGCTAAATTAAAAAGCTTGCAGTTGTGTGTTAATTTGTTGCATGAATTTGCATTGTTATAATGTCCATCACATTGTGTAgttattctttttttctttttcatttgcGAATTTCAggtattaaatgtttatttagcAGTCATTTACACAGAATGTTCGTTTTCAATTTGGCCTTTGGGCAGCCTAAATTAGACCTCGGATATGTATACATCTGTtgcagtttatttatttacaaatattcgCTTTATTTAAACATATCCTACGGgggaaaatccttaaattcTTTGGATGGAATGCCACAGTTTATAGCCATTTAATGCGGATTTTCTGAAGCTACTACATAACTCCAGCTACTTGGGACTGTTCCAACTTCCTGGTTGACTTTTTTCCTAGCTtttcttttcatatttttacaaGCATTTGCTATTGCTTTTTCGGTCTCTGCTTTTGCCTAAGAAGGCCATAAATACTTGACAATGATTTCAATTATgcgataaatatttttcagaaGGTGCAGcgcagtttttatttatttatggactAGGCTGCGGGTGGGCAGCACATTCGCACTCTGACGACATAAATACCTTCATTATTTACCTTTTCAAATTGCGCTCGAGCATTTGCCAGACAAATGCGGAGAGTAAATTGACTTGGCCCCAGGACGTGTCCATGAGAATGTGAATGGCAATGAGATTGGgggccacacacacagagacacacacgCTCGGGCTCAATTATTCAACAAAAACGGAATTGTAAAGGATATGGGGAAATATGAGAATCGGTTCAGGGGCGGTCGGTCTCAGAAGAGCTCCTCTTCCCACTCACCCGCCAAGCTTGTCCAAACCCCGCATGGTTCCTCCTCCGGCCATGCTACTCCTCGAACGTGGATGCCGCATTGTCGAACGATTCGTCTTGCGAACGGTGCGAAGATCTGTTTCCCAAAATCTGTGTCAAATAtgagaaataaatttattttttttggattttgcttttgtatataataatatattatgcaatccttaaatatttgtatatattaacTTAACTGCATTCTTAAATTAGATGATTTTAATGTTCTATATGTTTgcttaaactaattttaatgcTTCAGACACTTAaatggcttaaaaaaaaacgttctGAAGAGATCAGAATCATTcaagaaattaagaaataatttctAAACCTGACATATCCATTTAGGGCAAGATGATGTAGTGTCATTTCATTTTCCACCTCCAAAGTTACTCATCCAAAGGAGCtgtaaaattatatatgttttgAGGGATTGGCAACGGACGACATTTTCTGCAAAAGTTTTAGTTCAATTTTACGCAGTCCCTATCGAGAAAGTTTTCCTATTATGGGAAATAACCTTCGGGCTATCGGAGTGCCCAGCAGCTAGCGGGGCTCCCAACTGCTcccatttttggttttttttttctgttagcATAAGAGACGCGTCTGACAGAAACCCCATAAAAATCATTTTGAATTGGCAGAGACAAGAAATTCGCAACCATAAACCGCTGTCAAAGGAAAAACCGCAGcaatgaaaacaaaaccaattcGCCAGAGTCGAGCAAACTGGGGGCCGggtaacaacaaataaatatgaaatcaTGCACTTTATGCGTAATGCAACAGCCTGCGGAGAGAGCTGGTCTGGGCACTTCGTCCTCAGTTGGTAACTCCCTTTGCAGCTATTTGCCCTGCTCTCTGCCCAAAGCTGGTCCAAGTGGGGAAAACCAAACAGGCAGAAACAATCGGGAACGGATACTGGATGATTGTTGGCCACTGAATAGTCCTTGCAAATTTTCACAAGTGCCCAGCTCTGTCCATATGAAAATAAGCTCATATCAGTGCTGAGTGACTTGGAGACACAGAAAAATATTGATCtatttgtattaatatttgcgttctaaataaaataataataccttaaaacaaagcaattattgcgaaaaaaaatgtcatttatttatattatttattatcctTTCAAAAATCTCAACATTTCACTTTTATATACACGGAATTGTTCAATATCCGACAGACTGTTATGGCATGTTGCGCTTGGAAACGAGCATATCCCTTGGCAAGGGTATGAAACAAAAGCACACACAATTTCTAAAAGCTACACAAACAAGTCAAACAAGCGGGCAGGCGAGCGTGAGCGTGCTTAAATAAACGTTGGAATAGTCACAGGACATTCAgacatatgtacgtacatgGCACACAcactataataataaaaagaatgcCGCAAACGGCAGGAGCGAAATAAAATTGTAGCACACTTTCGCGGGCCGTTTATGCGGGCTCTGAGCGCCGCGGCACTCGCATGAGGATGTTGACAAGCGAGTTGGACGAAAGCTTATCCCTCACTTAAAGCAATTTAATGCGGCACTCTGGGAAATTAAAGGCCGCCAGCCGGGGCAGCCACATGTCTGGCCTCGGCACTCGACGCAGGCAGCAGACACTGCcgcagattcagattcagattcggGATTCAGACGCTAAAGCAGACCCAGACGCTGGAGCTTAGATCCCCATTTGTCATTCGAGCCGGCGATGGAGggcatttattttcatttagaTTGCCTCGGCCACTTGCCACTTGCCGGCGAGTGGGCAGCAACGAAAgcaagaaagcaaaaaaaaagacacaaaaTCAGTCAGTTAATTACGCGATACATCATATTTTGAGCGTGGCACTTGTGCAGAcaggctgctgctggctgccaaatatatatatatataatatatatgtttatatataattccTGGGCTCTTTCGCACTCGAGACAGGACTAACAAATCGCCTGGCCTAAGAGGCGGCTCTCGCAAACTAACGGAGAAAATCCTTTGCCGAAATGACACCACATCAACATGAAAGCTGGAATCCAGCTTCTACTCCTACTAAAGCTTCAGGTcctttattgatttaaatgtGCAGCCGGGCAAGTGTCAGGCAATATAAGTTAATTTCCCCAGCTAGTTCTAGGTCGGTCACACGTGGCGTGTGCGTTTGCCCATTGTGTTCGGCCGGAGAAATGGCTGGGGGTTAATCTAAGATTgagcaaacaaacaagctCTGATTTATTAACTTATCCCTGATTAAGTCAAAGTCAATGTTGATGTTCTATATAATTCGCCTGCTAATAGATGTGCATTTTAAATGAGTATTGTGGGAATCGAGCCAGTGTGGCAACTCGATAAGTTTTATCgcccacatttttcaaacaaccgggctgttaaagttacgatcctgccaaatcgctaatatgcgataggacctaaaaaaagaccacaaaaattcgcgaacaggatttttgcaagccacggtcacattggatcccctcacttccgttctctttctcacaaggcgtccccgagttcggattaatttttgtcgatcctaaatccgcaagcatcgtgtcgatccgacagtatttgttaaagcgaatcatacccatattaagtaaatttagtgctctaacgtatattgcgtcagccgtatcggcagagtcgtccaagcgaccggcattgtttttgccagcaattgcccaccacgtgaggtggcagtcatttgtggcattcatcgttggcattgtctgtggcttctcagcgggatcaacgccacgtgtcatcggagcattcgcacgcacagcgtggggctgcgcttcccatttcggcggccatacacgtgccgattgcggtgatcctcgatttggattttctttaccgCCTCGCTAACGTGTcaccgttccctcacacggcgcgcatattggatcgccgttccctcacacggtgcacatattggatcaccgtgcttttcttcggcgcacctattggatcgccgtgtgtctttttcgtggccacatcgttctttgccacatcgccgtgcatctttgccacatcgccgtgcatctttgccacatcgcgtgcgctctgccgcatccacaccttggcgggctggtctcgttccgctcacgcctcacgcaagggattgcggccatccctgtcgcacatagtgcgtgtcatcttcatcagcgcgaacgacggaagtagcattacatatccgtattgagagctggtggctgatccggcccacactctgctccaggagcggataaacatgaatgatagtgtctaaaatataattaattttgcatataggagcttttgatttaagaattcgtacttataaaccttttcggtcgtaatttagcaatttttttgggagatttggcaattataatatcgttttgtccctcaaataacttaaaacacatacagctacacatcaccagtcatcaggcctgctgacgtcgatggagaaagcgtgagtacggcctagccgcaaatcaacaaaataaaactgaacccatacttataatttcgccaagacttctgaaatagtttgcacatcttaattaattaattgattcaaaagaatattaataagttaatctatttaatgtaaagtaaaaaaggaaaaagcgttctttcttatcttaaattttatttcctttcattggatctaaaacaaactggctcaataagaggtctcgtaacgtaaataacgtaaacttaggcttaaggattagatttaggaaaatgtctttcaatattatctcagcctgcaattatatgactttgaaaatgaactaatttgatatcttgttgggcacctaaggggatgtagagcattggttgtataagggtggagcctgaatggacttcacaggttgggagggtttagattgaggccaataacatcggagcctcatcttcaataggtacacttccttcgtctgattcatattatttaccatatccccagctagagtatctctgtctacaatattagttatgtagcacccttgttcatgtcaacacaaaacccacgcccattttccctgagcctgccgagcagaaaaagtagacagagcgtgttgaggtggacaacgctcggtgagtgtgtttgttacaTAATTAATTGGCGCCCAAACGTTAAGGCCAGCCCGATGCCTGATTAGGCACCTGTCGTTTGACAGCCGAGCTTCCCGTTAATATTCAAACCATCCACTTCTAGTTTCCGTTTAGTATTTCAAATTCTGTCCTGGAATTGATGGCATCTGGATAGGTTCGGAGCCATACCGGAGGAAATGTAATACttttaactgttttttttctatcaGTTCGGTAATAATCGAACATTATAGTTAAAAGAACATTCCAATTTGAGTAATTGATTCCTTGGAATTATAGTTCTGATTCAAAGTCGGTTCTATACCAGGATTTCAATATTCAAACACTACCTTCTTATCAGTTAGGATCGAGATTTTATCTGGCTGGATAGATTCGGCTAGTTACTCTTCTAATTggtaagacaaaataaattgatatttattttactaccCTTTATTTACATTCCGTTTACAACATTTGTACCTATTGAATGACACAACCAATTGCTATACTACCCAGGGTAAGACCTAAACTGCATTTCTCATTTATCGAATATCGTATTCATCTCGAACGACCAGTTTGTTTTCGTTATATCGTATCTTATCTTATCTTACCGTAtctcatttcgtttttttgttttatatttcgaaAAGCGTCAAAAATGTTGACACACAGCAATGAAAATTTAGTAGATCTTCAGACTGATGAGTCTGCAAATTGCATCATCTGCAACGGACCAGTGTGTAATCTGGATTTACTTGAAGCCCGTTGCAAGCATTCTTTCCACAAGCTTTGCCTTGACAATTATAGCAAGAACAACGACAAATGCCCCAGGTGTGGCCAAACTTTCTCTCAACCCGAGGTAGGACCTCATTCGGCTCCTCTTAGTAGATCTCAGGGACACAAGGTACAGACACGTTCAGCGTCGCGAAATGCGGCAAAGCAAAACGGTGGTTCTGAGCAAAATTCACTGCAGGAAATTCGTAGCGAGGGTAACTCAGACTCGAGGGTGGTAACGGAAGATCACGTGGAAAAATTGATTCAGAAGTCAATGCAGACCTTCCAAGCTAACATGCTGCAGTCAGTTACAGAACAAATAACTTTGGCGTTCACACAATTGAATAGGTCCACATTTGCCAATAATGGACAAGGTGAGCCGCAGCGAGATTTCAGTCGAGACGGTTCCGATGCCAACTCAGATCGAAACAACATTCAACAGGCTAGGAATTCACCAGATTTTCGCAGTGATCGAAGTGATCTCTCTCTGGATCGACCAGACAGAATTTCGAATATTATATCCAATTGGCGTATTAAATTTAGTGGTTCAGCTAACGACATTGCTatagaagattttatttaccgTGTCAATTGCCTCACTTCACAATGCCTGAACGGCAACTTTGAACTTCTCTCCCATTTTGCTAACTTACTGTTCGCAGGCCCTGCATTAGCCTTTTACTGGCGCGTTCATAGATCGGCAGATAACATGAATTGGAACTTGCTTTGCAGGCGTTTAAAGGAAAGATATCAAGATCAGAGATCTGATCGTGAGATTAAATGTGCCATGCGTAGACGCAAACAGGGTAACACGGAAAATTTTGATGACTTTTTGGATGCAATGCTTTCCATCGCAGATTCCCTTCGTGAACCAATGCAGGACAGTGAAATTGCGGTAGAAGTTCGTCATAATCTCAGACCGGAGATCAAGCACGAATTATTGCACATTGACACCCCAAACTTAGCAACATTGCGAAAGGAGTGTCACAGGCACGAAGAATTCTTTCTTAACACCCGAATGAAGCCCATTCAACGTTCGAACCCAAGCAAGCGTTTCGTTAACGCAATTCTGCAGGAAGAAGATTCAGAATCTCAGTCGGAGGAAGAACGTGAGGTCGAGGATGAAATTTGTGTAGTTAAGACGGCTGAGAAAATTAAGTGCTGGAACTGTGAGGAAACAGGCCACAGTTACCACAATTGCCTTAAACCTCgtcgtattttttgttatggttgtgGAACACCGGAGGTGTATAAGCCCAACTGTGCAAAATGTAATTCGGTTTCGGAAAACCCCAAGAAGGACATTCGTTACGCGAAGAAAACGGATGTCCGCCGCTAGCTTCGAAAATACCAACAGAACCAGATTTTGTGGCAAATGATGTTCATTCCATTTTGCCTACCTTTCAACCAGACATATCAGAAACCAAACCTTTTAACCCATACCATTTGCGGGTACAGGAGTACGCAAAGCGTAGATCCCAAATTTTGCAAGCTAATCCTGTTTATCGTCGCAAACAGCGATCTTCACGGCGAATTCGTAAATTTTGGACTCGTAAGCGATCATTAAATCGTTTTATGATTTCCTCAAtcgcacaaaacaaaagcgataTTCGGCCTTTTACaaacatagaaatatttggtCAACCGTATTTAGCTCTCTTGGACAGTGGCGCCAACAAAAGCGTTATAGGTGGTGAGctagcaaaacaaataatttcagctaagccgtttaataaatttaaatcggtAGTGAGAACCGCTGATGGGCAATCGCAATATGTTGCAGGCACGATACACATTCCCCTGACTTATAACTCAATTAGTGACAACTTTGAATTCCTGATAGTACCTTCGATAAAGCATGAAGTTATATGCGGAATGgatttttggcaaaattttGGCATTTCGATCAAGCAAACAGTTGCGATCAACGAAATTAACTGTGAACCGGAAGAACACTCGAATAATGTGAGATTGTCCGatttacaaaaatcaaaattgcagAAAGTAATAGACTTTTTTCCATCATTCGAGAACGAGGGCTTAGGATTAACTAGGTTGTTAGAGCACAATATCGACACATCCAATGCAAAGGCAATAAAGCAACGATTCTATCCACTTTCACCagctaaagaaaaacttttatgTGAAGAAATCGACCGCATGATTAAAATGGATGTCATCGAAGAGGCTCCTTCATCGCCTTGGTCTTCTCCAGTTATCTTGCACATCAAGCCTGGCAAGGTACGATTTTGTCTCGATGCAAGGAAATTGAATGCAGTCACGGTGAAGGACGCATACCCCATCCCTATAATGGATGGATTGCTGAGTCGACTTCCACCCGTACACTGCATATCCAAAATTGACCTCAAAGATGCCTTTTGGCAGATCTGTTTAGATCAAGAATCTCGTGCCAAAACTGCTTTTACCGTTCCGAATCGTCCGCTATATCAATTCAAGAGGATGCCTTTTGGATTGTCAAACGCTCCACAAACCATGTGCCGATTAATGGACTTGGTTAttccctatcaattaaaatcgcatGTGTTAGTCTACCTCGATGACCTGCTTGTTTTGTCAAACAACTTCGAAGAACATCTTCTGCATTTATCCGAAGTAGCTACCCAATTGCGTAAGGCTGGATTAACAATAAACGTTCAGAAAAGTCAATTCTGCCTGAAAACTGTAGACTACCTTGGTTACCTGGTGGGTGAAGGTACTCTTcaaataaatccaaacaaaatcgCAGCCGTGAGCGAATTTCCGGTTCCGAAGACCCAAAAACAGCTCCGAAGATTTCTTGGTATGACTGGTTGGTACCAGCGGTTCATATCCAACTATTCCACAGTCATTTTCCATCTGACGGAACAACTACGTGGCAAAACACTAAGTTGGAACGATAATGCCCAAGAAGCTTTCGAAAACATCAAGGCCAAGTTATGCTCTGCTCCTTGCCTTGTTCATCCCAATTACGACAAACCATTCATTTTGCAGTGTGATGCTTCACTACATGGAGTGGGTGCAGTTCTAGCTCAATGCGACGATTCCGGTTGTGAGCGTCCCATAGCGTTCATGTccaaaaagctaaacaaagcCCAGCGTAACTATACAGTTACGGAACTCGAATGCATGGCTGTAGTGTTAGCAATTAAAAAGTTCAGAATGTACATTGACGGTCATAGCTTTAAGGTAGTAACCGATCACTCAAGTCTTCGATGGCTAATGAACCAATCGGATCTAAGCGGTAGATTGGCAAGATGGGCTATCAAGCTACAGGGTTTTTCTTTCCAAATCGAACATCGCAAAGGAACCGAAAATGTGGTGGCAGATGCTTTGTCTCGATCGTTCGAAGAGATTGACATCTCTGCAATAGACCTTGAAATTTATCCCGAAATTGACCTATCATCAAGCGCTTTTCAATCGGAAGAGTACTCCGCTCTCAGAGACAAATTCAAATCTCTGAAATCACCGGATTTCAAAGTCATAGATGAGTTCATCTATCATCGTGCAACGTTCCCCAATTCTTATGACGTTTCACCAGACGATTGCTGGAAACTTTTCGTTCCTGAGTCGTTGCGTCAAAGTGTAATTAGTTCGGCTCACGACCAACCAACATCTGCTCATTGTGGAATGGCCAAATGCCTAGAGCGTATCAGACGACGTTTCTATTGGCCAAACATGGTTATCAACGTTCGTGATTACATTCGAAATTGCGAAACATGCCAGACCACAAAATATCCTACCCATTCTTTAAAACCACCAATGGGAGCACAAGTGCAAAGTGAAAGGATATTCCAAAGACTTTATCTCGATTTTATAGGGCCATTTCCGCGCTCCAATTCCGGCAATATTGGAATATTGATTATTCTTGATCACTTTTCCAAATTCACCTTTCTAAAAGCAGTGAAAAAGTTTACGGCTAAAGTGGTCATCAATATATTGCGcgatgaaatattttcatgctttGGTGTACCCGAAACAGTCGTCAGTGATAACGGAACTCAATTTAAAAGCCGTGATTTCTCTGACTTCCTTTCGAAATATGGCGTTCGTCATATGTTTACTGGTGCCTATGCTCCACAATCCAACAGTGCTGAGAGAGTCAACCGTTCAATCAATGCTGCTTTAAGAGCATATATTCGCACCGACCAACGCGAATGGGACACATTTCTCAGTAGCATCAACTGCTCTCTTCGTAACTCGATTCACCAATCCATCGGTTTATCGCCTTATCatgttgtttttggtcaacACATGATATCCCACGGTCATGACTACAAACTGCTGCGTAAACTAAACCTTCTTGCAGAAGGCGAAGTAAGCCTGACAAAAACTGACGAATTCCAAAGGATTCGTTCTAACATCGGCAAACATTTGAATAAGGCTTACGAGGCAAACCAAAAGTCTTACAATCTTCGAACAAGACCCCGTTCTTTTGAGGTTGGCCAAGAAGTAGTCAAAAGGAATTTTGTACTTAGCAACGCAGCAAAGGATTTTAATGCGAAACTCGCTCCTGTAGGTATCAAGGCCCGAGTGAAGGCAAGAATTGGACAGTCAATTTACCTCTTAGAGGACATGAACGGAAAGGAACTGGGTAGATTTCATGCCAAGGATATCTGGTGATTGCTCTTGAttcctttttcagcttttattgtTAATCACAGGGACTAAAAATCAAAGCTGTGGTTGTGGGAATCGAGCCAGTGTGGCAACTCGATAAGTTTTATCgcccacatttttcaaacaaccgggctgttaaagttacgatcctgccaaatcgctaatatgcgataggacctaaaaaaagaccacaaaaattcgcgaacaggatttttgcaagccacggtcacattggatcccctcacttccgttctctttctcacaaggcgtccccgagttcggattaatttttgtcgatcctaaatccgcaagcatcgtgtcgatccgacagtatttgttaaagcgaatcatacccatattaagtaaatttagtgctctaacgtatattgcgtcagccgtatcggcagagtcgtccaagcgaccggcattgtttttgccagcaattgcccaccacgtgaggtggcagtcatttgtggcattcatcgttggcattgtctgtggcttctcagcgggatcaacgccacgtgtcatcggagcattcgcacgcacagcgtggggctgcgcttcccatttcggcggccatacacgtgccgattgcggtgatcctcgatttggattttctttaccgCCTCGCTAACGTGTcaccgttccctcacacggcgcgcatattggatcgccgttccctcacacggtgcacatattggatcaccgtgcttttcttcggcgcacctattggatcgccgtgtgtctttttcgtggccacatcgttctttgccacatcgccgtgcatctttgccacatcgccgtgcatctttgccacatcgcgtgcgctctgccgcatccacaccttggcgggctggtctcgttccgctcacgcctcacgcaagggattgcggccatccctgtcgcacatagtgcgtgtcatcttcatcagcgcgaacgacggaagtagcattacatatccgtattgagagctggtggctgatccggcccacactctgctccaggagcggataaacatgaatgatagtgtctaaaatataattaattttgcatataggagcttttgatttaagaattcgtacttataaaccttttcggtcgtaatttagcaatttttttgggagatttggcaattataatatcgttttgtccctcaaataacttaaaacacatacagctacacatcaccagtcatcaggcctgctgacgtcgatggagaaagcgtgag
It contains:
- the LOC108074480 gene encoding protein new-glue 2-like, whose amino-acid sequence is MRKCTVIFTALLATIFLASLPLGQAVTCAADPADAACIDCTDTANASNAECTETTTPAATAEATTPAATEATTAATAAGDSTTAASGTDTTTTSSGTTGKVKRKRKFKNVRKLPKVITKRRRNRNRNNRRRRNNSS